Proteins encoded together in one Salarchaeum sp. JOR-1 window:
- the panB gene encoding 3-methyl-2-oxobutanoate hydroxymethyltransferase produces MPTVQDIRRKAGDEPITMLTAYDAPTAAAVENAGLDVVLVGDSMGNAVMGYDSTLPVTMDDVASRTGAVARATEDTLVVADMPFLSFGASEEASVENAGRLLKDAGAQAVKLECGEHTVELTDTLTSLGIPVMAHLGLTPQHVNQLGGYTRQGTTEDTASEILRLAEAHADAGAFSLVLEHVPANVAAQITDAIDIPTIGIGAGPDTDGQVLVVTDVLGMTDWSPPFAKQYGDLKAEMESAITEYKRDVENGDFPASEHSHAADDLDDLY; encoded by the coding sequence ATGCCGACCGTTCAGGACATCCGTCGGAAGGCGGGCGACGAGCCGATAACCATGCTCACGGCGTACGACGCGCCGACCGCGGCCGCCGTCGAGAACGCCGGCCTCGACGTGGTGCTCGTCGGGGACAGCATGGGGAACGCCGTGATGGGATACGACTCCACCCTCCCAGTGACGATGGACGACGTGGCGAGCAGGACGGGCGCCGTCGCGCGCGCGACCGAGGACACGCTCGTGGTCGCCGACATGCCATTCCTCAGCTTCGGCGCGAGCGAGGAGGCGAGCGTCGAGAACGCGGGACGCCTCCTCAAGGACGCGGGTGCGCAGGCGGTGAAACTCGAATGTGGCGAGCATACCGTCGAGCTGACGGACACCCTCACCTCGCTCGGAATTCCCGTGATGGCCCACCTCGGCCTCACCCCCCAGCACGTCAACCAACTCGGCGGCTACACCCGCCAGGGAACCACCGAGGACACCGCGAGCGAAATCCTCCGCCTCGCCGAAGCCCACGCGGACGCCGGCGCGTTCAGCCTCGTCCTCGAACACGTCCCCGCGAACGTCGCCGCCCAGATAACTGACGCCATCGACATCCCCACCATCGGCATCGGCGCCGGCCCCGACACCGACGGGCAGGTTCTCGTCGTCACCGACGTGCTCGGCATGACCGACTGGAGTCCGCCTTTCGCGAAGCAGTACGGCGACCTCAAGGCGGAGATGGAGTCCGCCATCACCGAGTACAAGCGGGACGTCGAGAACGGCGACTTCCCCGCGAGCGAACACAGCCACGCCGCAGACGACCTCGACGACCTCTACTAA
- a CDS encoding DUF5822 domain-containing protein — protein MPERVETHETDGVDYAWVMQTTFVLTIVVGAPVVALLSVFTDLRTWASMAMFAVRVGAVVWILTAVPVFLYARKRARHPST, from the coding sequence GTGCCAGAGCGCGTCGAGACGCACGAGACGGACGGCGTGGACTACGCGTGGGTGATGCAGACGACGTTCGTCCTCACTATCGTCGTCGGCGCGCCCGTCGTCGCGCTGCTCTCCGTGTTCACCGACCTCAGAACGTGGGCGTCGATGGCGATGTTCGCCGTGCGCGTCGGCGCGGTGGTCTGGATTCTCACCGCCGTTCCCGTCTTCCTCTACGCGCGGAAGCGAGCGCGTCACCCCTCGACGTAG
- a CDS encoding HAD family hydrolase, with protein MDGVVYDLDGTLVDLPVDWRAVAADLRALLDSARVNPDDYGTWGLLDAAESAGVGGEAERIISEYEREGARTAESLPLADELAGSDVPAAVCSLNCEAACRIALSRHGLLDSVEAVVGRDSVAERKPHPEPLRAAVRALGVRPERVVFVGDAERDAETAERAGTEFRYVEG; from the coding sequence ATGGACGGCGTCGTCTACGACCTCGATGGAACGCTCGTCGACCTCCCGGTCGACTGGCGCGCGGTGGCCGCCGACCTCCGTGCGCTCCTCGACTCCGCGCGCGTGAACCCCGACGACTACGGGACCTGGGGGTTGCTCGACGCCGCCGAATCCGCGGGCGTCGGCGGCGAGGCTGAACGGATCATCAGCGAGTACGAGCGTGAGGGCGCGAGAACGGCGGAGTCCCTCCCGCTGGCCGACGAACTCGCCGGGAGCGACGTTCCGGCGGCGGTGTGTTCGCTGAACTGCGAGGCCGCCTGCCGGATCGCCCTCTCCCGACACGGCCTGCTCGACAGTGTCGAGGCGGTGGTCGGCCGGGATTCGGTGGCGGAGCGCAAACCCCACCCGGAGCCGCTGCGGGCGGCGGTTCGCGCGCTCGGCGTTCGCCCGGAGCGCGTGGTGTTCGTCGGTGACGCCGAACGGGACGCGGAGACCGCCGAGCGCGCGGGCACCGAGTTCCGCTACGTCGAGGGGTGA
- a CDS encoding acyl-CoA dehydrogenase family protein, whose protein sequence is MELSAEQEAIREVAREVAAEELAPVAAEADRTESFPEGVWDTLADLDLTAMTVPEAYGGLDVEKLTYSVVNEELAYGMLSVATALSVHCLATSCLAEFGDEAQKERWLPEMAEGRPVGAFALSEPQAGSNPAGMETEARRDGDEYVVNGTKQWITNGERSGVVVLFAKTDRDDPGSITQFVVPKDTDGLSVGPREDKLGLRASDTTTLTFDDARIPAENRLTPEGEGLSAALHILTGGRVGIASQAVGLAQAALDDAVAYANDREQFDQPIGQFGSIREKIAEMRTELQASRLLCRNAAAKADRGENYQEAAAMAKYHASEAAVDITNEAVQIHGGYGYTTDFDVERYYRDAKITTIYEGTSEIQKEVIARGLLD, encoded by the coding sequence ATGGAGCTCTCTGCGGAGCAAGAGGCGATACGGGAGGTCGCGCGTGAGGTGGCAGCGGAGGAACTCGCGCCGGTGGCCGCGGAGGCCGATCGGACGGAGTCGTTCCCGGAGGGCGTCTGGGACACGCTCGCCGACCTCGATTTGACGGCGATGACGGTGCCCGAGGCGTACGGGGGGCTGGACGTGGAGAAACTCACGTACAGCGTGGTGAACGAGGAGTTGGCGTACGGAATGCTGTCGGTGGCGACGGCGCTCTCCGTGCACTGCCTCGCCACGTCCTGTCTGGCGGAGTTCGGGGACGAGGCCCAGAAGGAGCGCTGGCTGCCGGAGATGGCTGAGGGGCGTCCGGTGGGGGCGTTCGCGCTCTCGGAACCGCAGGCGGGGTCGAACCCGGCGGGGATGGAGACGGAGGCGCGCCGCGACGGCGACGAGTACGTCGTCAACGGCACGAAGCAGTGGATAACGAACGGCGAGCGCTCGGGCGTCGTCGTCCTGTTCGCGAAGACCGACCGGGACGACCCCGGGAGCATCACGCAGTTCGTCGTGCCGAAGGACACCGACGGCCTCTCCGTCGGCCCGCGCGAGGACAAACTCGGGCTGCGCGCGAGCGACACGACGACGCTCACGTTCGACGACGCCCGCATCCCCGCTGAGAACCGATTGACGCCGGAGGGAGAAGGATTGTCGGCGGCGCTGCACATCCTCACGGGCGGCCGCGTCGGCATCGCGTCGCAGGCGGTCGGACTCGCGCAGGCCGCGCTCGACGACGCGGTCGCGTACGCGAACGACCGCGAGCAGTTCGACCAGCCCATCGGCCAGTTCGGGAGCATTCGGGAGAAGATAGCGGAGATGCGAACCGAACTCCAGGCCTCTCGCCTCCTCTGCCGGAATGCGGCCGCGAAGGCCGACCGGGGCGAGAACTACCAGGAGGCGGCGGCGATGGCGAAGTACCACGCGAGCGAGGCAGCCGTCGACATCACGAACGAGGCCGTCCAGATTCACGGCGGCTACGGCTACACGACCGACTTCGACGTGGAGCGCTACTACCGGGACGCGAAGATAACGACCATCTACGAGGGCACCTCGGAGATCCAGAAGGAGGTCATCGCCCGCGGCCTCCTCGATTAG
- a CDS encoding multiprotein-bridging factor 1 family protein, which yields MAKYSTGGSSGGGSSGSCELCGTSSESLTTASVAGAELQVCSNCANLDESSKAEREVSEEQQRRKQAARNTARQFDAATGDSTRWEEEGTNYEGDQLPYLSSDYGRTIQKARQEAGLQLEELADELGVDENDLLAVEQGRANRAGVGGSLIAKLEDRLGVDVTQE from the coding sequence ATGGCCAAGTATTCGACCGGTGGATCCTCCGGTGGGGGATCCAGTGGGTCCTGTGAGCTCTGCGGGACCTCGTCGGAGTCGTTGACGACGGCGAGCGTGGCGGGCGCGGAGTTGCAGGTGTGTTCGAACTGTGCGAACCTCGACGAGTCGTCGAAGGCGGAGCGTGAGGTGTCGGAAGAACAGCAGCGTCGGAAGCAGGCGGCGCGGAACACGGCGCGGCAGTTCGACGCGGCGACCGGTGATTCGACGCGCTGGGAGGAGGAAGGCACGAACTACGAGGGCGACCAGCTCCCGTATCTCTCCTCGGATTACGGGCGGACGATTCAGAAGGCTCGACAGGAAGCGGGGCTGCAGTTGGAGGAGTTGGCGGACGAACTGGGCGTCGACGAGAACGACCTGCTGGCGGTCGAGCAGGGGCGGGCGAACCGCGCGGGCGTGGGCGGGTCGCTCATCGCGAAACTCGAGGACAGACTCGGCGTGGACGTGACGCAGGAGTAG
- a CDS encoding DUF420 domain-containing protein: MQSFVRRHTVGVAGVVSALALGVVVAAVRGVIPASLLPTYEPLVSVIPPLNAVISAAAITTIALGWSAARSRDFARHRALMGTSTVLFAGFLALYLYRLVVHGTTEFGGPEAVYQFLYLPVLIVHMALAMVCVPLVVYALVLAGTHTVAELSETVHARVGRVAASLWMVSFSLGIVVYLLLYVVY, translated from the coding sequence ATGCAGTCGTTCGTCCGCCGACACACGGTCGGAGTCGCGGGAGTCGTGAGCGCGCTCGCACTCGGAGTGGTCGTCGCGGCGGTGCGCGGCGTGATTCCCGCCAGCCTCCTCCCGACCTACGAGCCGCTGGTGTCCGTCATCCCGCCCCTGAACGCGGTCATCAGCGCGGCCGCCATCACCACCATCGCACTCGGCTGGAGCGCCGCCCGGAGCCGCGACTTCGCCAGACACCGTGCGCTGATGGGAACGAGCACCGTACTGTTCGCGGGGTTCCTCGCGCTCTACCTCTACCGGCTCGTCGTCCACGGCACCACCGAGTTCGGGGGCCCCGAGGCGGTGTATCAGTTCCTCTACCTCCCGGTGTTGATAGTGCACATGGCGCTCGCGATGGTGTGCGTCCCGCTCGTCGTGTACGCGCTCGTCCTCGCCGGCACGCACACCGTCGCGGAGCTCTCCGAGACAGTGCACGCGCGCGTCGGCCGGGTCGCCGCATCGCTCTGGATGGTGTCCTTCTCGCTCGGTATCGTCGTCTACCTCCTCCTCTACGTCGTCTACTAG
- the purF gene encoding amidophosphoribosyltransferase — protein MEDGAGASRPATGMTEKCGVVGISLAERDAALPTYYALYALQHRGQESAGIVTHDGFQQHQHVEMGLVGDAFDESDIDALTGSTGLGHVRYPTEGSLDKSCAQPFSVSFRGGALGLSHNGNLVNAAEVRDELEATGHAFTSDGDTEVIAHDIARNLLEADLVRAVKRTMERIHGSYALTIMHDDTVMGVRDPEGNRPLCIGELDDGYVITSESAAIDTLGGDLVRDVKPGELVVLHEDGTGFDSYQLFERDRSAHCFFEYVYFARPDSVIDDELVYEVRRDLGRELWAESGVDTDVVMPVPDSGRAFASGYSDAAHEDGASVEFAEGLMKNRYVGRTFIMPTQEARERAVRLKLNPIRSTVEGKSVTIIDDSIVRGTTSNQLVELVRDAGAEEVHVRIGAPAILAPCYMGINMATREELIAADKSTDEIREEIGADSLSYLSVDAVASAIGKHRDDLCLGCVTGEYPYDIDGETTDREVERPVVASADD, from the coding sequence ATGGAAGATGGCGCTGGCGCGAGCCGCCCCGCGACCGGAATGACCGAGAAGTGCGGCGTCGTCGGCATCAGCCTCGCGGAGCGAGACGCGGCGCTCCCGACGTACTACGCGCTGTACGCGCTCCAGCACCGCGGCCAGGAGTCGGCTGGCATCGTCACCCACGACGGCTTCCAGCAACACCAGCACGTCGAGATGGGGCTCGTCGGCGACGCCTTCGACGAGTCCGACATCGACGCCCTCACCGGCAGCACTGGTCTCGGACACGTCCGATACCCCACCGAGGGAAGCCTCGACAAGTCCTGCGCGCAGCCGTTCTCCGTGTCGTTTCGTGGGGGCGCGCTCGGCCTGAGCCACAACGGCAACCTCGTGAACGCCGCCGAGGTTCGTGACGAACTCGAGGCGACCGGTCACGCGTTCACGAGCGACGGCGACACCGAAGTCATCGCGCACGACATCGCGCGAAACCTCCTGGAGGCCGACCTCGTCAGGGCGGTCAAGCGAACGATGGAGCGCATCCACGGGTCGTACGCGCTCACCATCATGCACGACGACACCGTGATGGGCGTCCGCGACCCGGAGGGCAACCGCCCGCTCTGCATCGGCGAACTCGACGACGGCTACGTCATCACCTCGGAATCCGCCGCCATCGACACCCTCGGCGGCGACCTCGTCCGGGACGTGAAACCCGGCGAACTCGTCGTTCTCCACGAGGACGGCACGGGCTTCGACTCCTACCAGCTGTTCGAGCGCGACCGGAGCGCGCACTGCTTCTTCGAGTACGTCTACTTCGCTCGCCCGGACTCCGTCATCGACGACGAGCTCGTCTACGAAGTCCGGCGGGACTTGGGCCGCGAACTCTGGGCGGAGTCCGGCGTGGACACCGACGTGGTGATGCCGGTTCCCGACTCGGGGCGCGCGTTCGCGTCCGGGTACTCCGACGCCGCCCACGAGGACGGCGCGAGCGTCGAGTTCGCGGAAGGCCTGATGAAGAACCGGTACGTCGGCCGGACGTTCATCATGCCGACGCAGGAAGCCCGCGAGCGCGCGGTCCGCCTGAAACTCAACCCCATCCGCTCGACCGTCGAGGGGAAGTCGGTCACCATCATCGACGACAGCATCGTCCGCGGCACCACGTCGAACCAGCTCGTCGAACTCGTGCGGGACGCGGGCGCGGAGGAAGTCCACGTCCGCATCGGCGCGCCCGCCATCCTCGCGCCCTGCTACATGGGCATCAACATGGCCACCCGCGAGGAACTCATCGCCGCCGACAAGAGCACGGACGAGATACGCGAGGAGATCGGGGCGGACAGCCTCTCCTACCTCTCCGTGGACGCCGTCGCGTCCGCCATCGGCAAACACCGCGACGACCTCTGCCTCGGCTGCGTGACCGGCGAGTACCCCTACGACATCGACGGCGAGACGACCGACCGCGAAGTCGAACGGCCCGTGGTCGCGTCCGCGGACGACTAG
- a CDS encoding glutamate-cysteine ligase family protein, producing MTRNGDSDGRRRPRAATDAEPVRRSVEVEYWVVDDDGELASPRGLLDATDGVEREFVEPLVEVKTTPCATPQALHDELTARLDAVLRRADELGKNLVPLATPLHADEIPEHDSDRTRVQNQTLGESFAYVRHCAGTHVHVEQWPGHETDQLNALTALDPALALVNSSPYYRGERVAPGARSDLYRRRAYADFERQGRLWPYLDDTEEWTRRVESCYESFTAAARDAGVDPATVESCFDRESAVWTPVQLRESFPTVEWRSPDAALPRDVLRLANTVAGVVGHVREADVRIGNGSGRITDTELVLPAFDAVRDYVNAAIYDGLTADSLCDYLDRMGFAVDAYAPTTRAFEKQTLSLSEVRERRLEHAETLEEDVRRTRAVAERP from the coding sequence ATGACGCGAAACGGCGACAGTGACGGACGGAGACGACCCCGGGCGGCCACGGACGCGGAACCCGTCCGCCGGAGCGTCGAAGTCGAGTACTGGGTCGTCGACGACGACGGCGAACTCGCGAGTCCGCGCGGCCTCCTCGACGCCACGGACGGCGTCGAACGAGAGTTCGTCGAACCGCTCGTCGAAGTGAAGACCACGCCCTGCGCGACGCCGCAGGCACTCCACGACGAACTCACCGCGCGACTGGACGCGGTGCTCCGGCGGGCGGACGAGCTCGGGAAGAACCTCGTACCGCTCGCCACGCCGCTCCACGCAGACGAGATACCGGAGCACGACAGCGACCGCACGCGCGTGCAGAACCAGACGCTCGGGGAGTCGTTCGCGTACGTCCGGCACTGCGCGGGCACGCACGTCCACGTCGAACAGTGGCCCGGCCACGAGACCGACCAACTGAACGCGCTCACCGCGCTCGACCCCGCGCTCGCGCTCGTGAACTCCTCGCCGTACTACCGGGGCGAACGCGTCGCGCCCGGCGCGCGCTCCGACCTCTACCGCCGCCGCGCGTACGCCGACTTCGAACGACAGGGCCGCCTCTGGCCCTACCTCGACGACACCGAGGAGTGGACGCGGCGCGTCGAGTCCTGCTACGAGTCGTTCACGGCCGCCGCCCGGGACGCCGGCGTCGACCCCGCCACCGTCGAGTCGTGCTTCGACCGAGAGAGCGCCGTCTGGACGCCCGTCCAGCTCCGCGAGTCCTTCCCGACCGTCGAGTGGCGCTCGCCGGACGCCGCCCTCCCGCGCGACGTGCTCCGCCTCGCCAACACCGTCGCCGGCGTCGTCGGCCACGTCCGCGAGGCCGACGTCCGAATCGGGAACGGATCCGGCCGCATCACCGATACCGAACTCGTCCTCCCCGCGTTCGACGCCGTCCGCGACTACGTGAACGCCGCCATCTACGACGGCCTCACCGCCGACTCGCTGTGTGACTACCTCGACAGAATGGGGTTCGCGGTCGACGCGTACGCTCCCACGACGCGAGCGTTCGAGAAGCAGACGCTGTCGCTATCGGAGGTGCGAGAGCGACGGCTCGAACACGCGGAAACGCTGGAAGAAGACGTCCGGCGAACGCGCGCCGTCGCCGAGAGACCCTGA
- a CDS encoding 50S ribosomal protein L37e — MTGSGTPSQGKKNTTTHVKCRRCGEKSYHVKKGKCSSCGFGKSAKRRDYEWQGKTGDN, encoded by the coding sequence ATGACCGGCTCCGGAACTCCCAGCCAGGGCAAGAAGAACACCACCACGCACGTCAAGTGCCGCCGGTGCGGCGAGAAATCCTACCACGTGAAGAAGGGCAAATGTTCGTCCTGTGGCTTCGGCAAGTCCGCCAAGCGCCGCGACTACGAGTGGCAGGGCAAGACCGGCGACAACTAA
- a CDS encoding LSM domain-containing protein: protein MSGRPLDILEDSLDEPVSVHLKDGEIFEGVLTGYDQHMNLVLEDGEDTTVIRGDNVVTIKP, encoded by the coding sequence ATGAGCGGTCGACCTCTCGACATCCTGGAGGACTCCCTCGACGAACCCGTCTCCGTCCACCTCAAGGACGGCGAAATCTTCGAGGGCGTCCTCACCGGCTACGACCAGCACATGAACCTCGTCCTCGAAGACGGCGAAGACACAACCGTTATCCGGGGCGACAACGTCGTTACCATCAAACCATGA
- a CDS encoding M20/M25/M40 family metallo-hydrolase, with product MDRDRREFLDALLDTASPSGFEAPAQRVWVDYVESFADDVHTDAYGNAVAVYEGGDGPEFLFGGHADEIGYMVAKVDDDGFIHLTPVGGSDKSVSKGRHVVVHADDGPVNGVIGQTAIHLRDSTDEEYDDIGEMTVDVGAEDEAEARELVSVGDPITVAEGVHDLAGHRIAARGLDNRVGIWVAAEALRRAAERGVDSTVHAVSTVQEEVGLQGARMVGYDVDPDAAVAVDVTHASDSPEFPRERHNEISLGDGPVVARGSTNHRDLVAAVRDAADAEAIGVQLQAAGIRTGTDADAFYTSRSGVPSLNLGLPNRYMHTPAEVVDQRDLDAAADLLAAVADRESGRNAFTIDI from the coding sequence ATGGACAGAGACCGCCGTGAGTTCCTCGACGCACTCCTCGACACCGCGAGCCCGTCCGGGTTCGAAGCGCCCGCCCAGCGCGTCTGGGTGGATTACGTCGAATCGTTCGCGGACGACGTGCACACCGACGCGTACGGGAACGCGGTCGCCGTCTACGAGGGCGGCGACGGCCCCGAGTTCCTGTTCGGCGGGCACGCCGACGAAATCGGCTACATGGTCGCGAAAGTGGACGACGACGGCTTCATCCACCTCACGCCCGTCGGCGGCTCCGATAAGTCCGTCTCGAAGGGCCGGCACGTCGTCGTGCACGCGGACGACGGCCCCGTGAACGGCGTCATCGGTCAGACCGCCATCCACCTCCGCGACTCCACGGACGAGGAGTACGACGACATCGGCGAGATGACCGTCGACGTCGGCGCGGAGGACGAGGCGGAGGCGCGCGAACTCGTCTCCGTCGGCGACCCCATCACGGTCGCGGAAGGCGTTCACGACCTCGCCGGGCACAGGATAGCGGCGCGCGGCCTCGACAACCGAGTCGGTATCTGGGTCGCCGCCGAAGCCCTCAGGCGCGCCGCCGAACGCGGCGTCGACTCCACCGTGCACGCCGTCTCCACCGTCCAGGAGGAGGTCGGCCTGCAGGGCGCGCGAATGGTCGGCTACGACGTGGATCCGGACGCCGCCGTCGCCGTGGACGTGACGCACGCCTCCGACAGCCCCGAGTTCCCTCGCGAGAGGCACAACGAAATCAGCCTCGGCGACGGGCCCGTGGTCGCGCGCGGCTCCACGAACCACCGCGACCTCGTCGCCGCGGTTCGCGACGCCGCCGACGCCGAAGCCATCGGCGTGCAACTCCAGGCAGCCGGCATCCGCACCGGCACGGACGCCGACGCGTTCTACACGAGTCGGAGCGGCGTTCCGTCTCTCAATTTGGGCCTCCCGAACCGCTACATGCACACGCCCGCGGAGGTCGTCGACCAGCGCGACCTCGACGCAGCAGCCGATCTCCTCGCCGCTGTCGCCGACCGCGAATCCGGCCGCAACGCCTTCACGATCGACATATAA
- a CDS encoding zinc-dependent metalloprotease, whose translation MSIFEGVRAVASASSDSLVDWNAVRDAAKSGTPPGDLTLTATDREAYARDVRDARERVRETSTLDFDVPETVSVMNRHHWIDANVETFERAFHPVNDVNAAIPGVSRTLNTGGAAAALSFLARNVLGQYDPLLLADGDAHELYFVHPNIVAAADTLDVPLARFRRWIAFHEVTHAAEFGAAPWLADYLEDRLRAGVTELGDEYRLDTDEFEDVLLAMTAVEGYAELLMDRAFDREYDDLRRKLDARRRAGGPLTKLFRRLLGLGLKRQQYERGREFFDAVVDARGMEAASLVWDAPENLPRSDELDTPGRWLARVA comes from the coding sequence ATGAGTATTTTCGAGGGCGTTCGTGCGGTCGCGTCCGCCTCCAGCGACTCGCTGGTCGACTGGAACGCGGTCCGTGACGCCGCGAAGTCCGGGACGCCGCCCGGCGACCTCACCCTCACCGCGACCGACCGTGAGGCGTACGCGAGGGACGTGCGGGACGCCCGCGAGCGCGTCCGAGAGACGTCCACGCTCGACTTCGACGTGCCCGAGACGGTGTCGGTGATGAACCGCCACCACTGGATAGACGCGAACGTCGAGACGTTCGAGCGCGCGTTCCACCCGGTGAACGACGTGAACGCCGCCATCCCCGGCGTCTCCCGCACGCTGAACACGGGCGGCGCGGCGGCCGCACTCTCGTTTCTCGCGCGGAACGTCCTCGGCCAGTACGACCCCCTCCTGCTCGCGGACGGCGACGCGCACGAACTCTACTTCGTCCACCCGAACATCGTCGCCGCCGCCGACACCCTCGACGTACCGCTCGCGCGCTTTCGCCGCTGGATCGCGTTCCACGAGGTCACGCACGCCGCCGAGTTCGGCGCCGCGCCGTGGCTCGCGGACTACCTCGAAGACCGCCTCCGCGCGGGCGTCACCGAACTCGGAGACGAGTACCGCCTCGACACCGACGAGTTCGAGGACGTGCTGCTCGCGATGACCGCCGTCGAGGGGTACGCCGAGTTGCTGATGGATCGCGCGTTCGACCGCGAGTACGACGACCTCCGCCGGAAACTCGACGCGCGCCGGCGCGCCGGCGGCCCCCTCACCAAACTCTTCCGTCGCCTGCTCGGCCTCGGCTTGAAACGCCAGCAGTACGAACGAGGGCGGGAGTTCTTCGACGCCGTCGTGGACGCGCGCGGCATGGAGGCCGCCAGCCTCGTCTGGGACGCTCCGGAGAACCTCCCGCGGAGCGACGAACTCGACACGCCCGGTCGATGGCTCGCGCGTGTCGCGTAG